A single window of Salvia splendens isolate huo1 chromosome 6, SspV2, whole genome shotgun sequence DNA harbors:
- the LOC121807195 gene encoding uncharacterized protein LOC121807195 isoform X1 produces the protein MAALICFPASLSSLSTNAIPKLSTASSSLSNTRCFFPHKTPCLSHFVARAYNSEYDDDGDEDAKYTKEDYDSIEIEIVKTGTNSRRIRSKVRIQASLQAVWDILTDYEGLADFIPGLAVSKLLEKTDNFVRLFQIGQQNIAFGLKFDAKGTIDCVEKDLEILPFGQRRDIEFKMVEGDFQLFEGKWSVEQVKSNAGDLQSDSVDDVEYQTTLVYVVDVKPKVWLPVRLVEGRLCTEIRTNLSCIREEAEKAFQNANAVTIED, from the exons ATGGCTGCATTAATCTGCTTTCCTGCATCTCTCTCATCTCTTTCTACAAATGCAATTCCCAAATTATCCACTGCATCATCATCCTTGTCAAACACCAGATGCTTTTTTCCACACAAAACCCCTTGCCTCTCCCATTTTGTTGCCAG GGCTTATAATTCCGAATATGATGATGACGGTGATGAGGATGCCAAGTACACAAAAGAAGATTATGACAGCATTGAGATTGAAATAGTGAAGACTGGCACCAACAGCCGGAGAATTAGATCAAAAGTAAGGATCCAAGCCAGCCTACAGGCTGTTTGGGATATATTGACTGATTATGAAGGCTTAGCAGACTTCATTCCTGGCCTAGCAGTCAGCAAGTTGCTTGAGAAGACAGATAATTTTGTTCGCCTTTTTCAG ATTGGTCAGCAGAATATAGCTTTTGGGCTCAAATTCGATGCAAAAGGTACTATTGACTGTGTTGAGAAGGATCTTGAAATTCTTCCATTTGGGCAGAGGCGTGATATTGAGTTCAAGATGGTTGAAGGTGATTTCCAACTCTTTGAAGGAAAGTGGTCTGTTGAACAG GTGAAGTCTAATGCTGGAGATTTGCAAAGTGATTCTGTTGATGACGTGGAATACCAAACGACGCTTGTATATGTTGTTGATGTGAAACCAAAGGTGTGGTTGCCTGTGCGCCTTGTAGAGGGTAGACTCTGCACGGAGATAAGAACAAACCTGTCATGCATACGCGAAGAAGCTGAGAAAGCATTTCAGAATGCAAATGCTGTTACTATAGAAGATTAA
- the LOC121807195 gene encoding uncharacterized protein LOC121807195 isoform X2 gives MAALICFPASLSSLSTNAIPKLSTASSSLSNTRCFFPHKTPCLSHFVARAYNSEYDDDGDEDAKYTKEDYDSIEIEIVKTGTNSRRIRSKVRIQASLQAVWDILTDYEGLADFIPGLAVSKLLEKTDNFVRLFQIGQQNIAFGLKFDAKGTIDCVEKDLEILPFGQRRDIEFKMVEGEV, from the exons ATGGCTGCATTAATCTGCTTTCCTGCATCTCTCTCATCTCTTTCTACAAATGCAATTCCCAAATTATCCACTGCATCATCATCCTTGTCAAACACCAGATGCTTTTTTCCACACAAAACCCCTTGCCTCTCCCATTTTGTTGCCAG GGCTTATAATTCCGAATATGATGATGACGGTGATGAGGATGCCAAGTACACAAAAGAAGATTATGACAGCATTGAGATTGAAATAGTGAAGACTGGCACCAACAGCCGGAGAATTAGATCAAAAGTAAGGATCCAAGCCAGCCTACAGGCTGTTTGGGATATATTGACTGATTATGAAGGCTTAGCAGACTTCATTCCTGGCCTAGCAGTCAGCAAGTTGCTTGAGAAGACAGATAATTTTGTTCGCCTTTTTCAG ATTGGTCAGCAGAATATAGCTTTTGGGCTCAAATTCGATGCAAAAGGTACTATTGACTGTGTTGAGAAGGATCTTGAAATTCTTCCATTTGGGCAGAGGCGTGATATTGAGTTCAAGATGGTTGAAG GTGAAGTCTAA